In Halovivax gelatinilyticus, the following are encoded in one genomic region:
- a CDS encoding DUF7504 family protein encodes MGSEPGGATPERASFVQSLEALKRQGSNVLVVGTTAVKPHDAVCGRLMGTGSVDSRSRIVVTTDWSRVVSADCCGPEATQFLVLGDGDRAEEEIPDNATEVSLLGVLGTTFVELINDIEADMDLDPSQLRVCVDSVSDLVEMYDTENVFRLLHAMTTRIRQSRGMGHYHLPIDRAEEAVSLYEPLFDAVITLRTNGERIEHRWDLRDGTAQTDWIDL; translated from the coding sequence ATGGGAAGTGAGCCAGGGGGTGCCACGCCGGAGCGGGCCTCTTTCGTCCAATCGCTCGAGGCGTTAAAGCGGCAGGGGAGCAACGTACTGGTCGTCGGTACGACAGCGGTAAAGCCCCACGATGCGGTGTGCGGCCGATTGATGGGGACCGGTTCGGTCGACTCGCGATCTCGGATCGTCGTCACCACGGATTGGAGTCGCGTCGTATCGGCCGATTGCTGTGGCCCCGAGGCAACGCAGTTTCTGGTCCTCGGAGACGGCGACCGCGCGGAAGAAGAAATTCCAGATAACGCCACCGAAGTGTCCCTTCTCGGGGTGCTCGGAACCACGTTCGTCGAATTGATCAACGACATCGAAGCGGACATGGACCTCGATCCGTCGCAACTTCGCGTCTGCGTCGACTCGGTTTCGGACCTGGTCGAGATGTACGACACCGAGAACGTTTTTCGGCTCTTACACGCCATGACGACGCGAATCAGACAGAGTCGCGGAATGGGACACTACCACCTGCCAATCGACCGGGCGGAAGAAGCCGTCAGTCTGTACGAGCCGCTGTTCGACGCGGTCATTACGCTCAGAACGAACGGCGAACGGATCGAACACCGCTGGGACCTCCGCGACGGAACTGCACAAACAGACTGGATCGACCTGTAA
- the dpsA gene encoding DNA starvation/stationary phase protection protein DpsA, which produces MSTQRTVRQPADAIEENGLRIDTDRAEQIVDALNTELANAYVLYHQLKKHHWVVEGAEFLPIHEFTEEAYEHAEEGADVIAERAGALGGVPVSGPTALERRATIEFEGEDVYDVRTMLENDLERYGDVIESMRGSIELTENLGDYATSEILREILVVFEEDAHHFEHYLEDDTLVLEEATH; this is translated from the coding sequence ATGAGCACCCAACGAACAGTCAGACAGCCAGCCGACGCTATCGAAGAAAACGGACTCCGGATCGACACGGATCGCGCCGAACAGATCGTCGACGCGCTCAACACCGAACTGGCGAACGCGTACGTCCTCTACCACCAGCTCAAAAAACACCACTGGGTGGTCGAGGGGGCCGAATTCTTGCCGATCCACGAGTTCACCGAAGAGGCGTACGAACACGCCGAGGAAGGAGCGGACGTCATCGCAGAGCGCGCGGGGGCGCTCGGGGGCGTTCCAGTCTCGGGACCGACCGCACTCGAACGTCGCGCAACCATCGAATTCGAGGGAGAAGACGTCTACGACGTCCGAACGATGCTCGAAAACGACCTCGAACGCTACGGAGACGTCATCGAATCGATGCGCGGTAGCATCGAACTCACCGAGAATCTCGGCGATTACGCCACGTCCGAGATCCTCCGTGAGATTCTCGTCGTCTTCGAAGAAGACGCGCACCACTTCGAACACTACCTCGAAGACGACACGCTGGTGCTCGAAGAAGCGACGCACTGA
- a CDS encoding aminotransferase class I/II-fold pyridoxal phosphate-dependent enzyme, protein MVDRGFDPSERVRELRSGRETHRLRPSDRIAERVYRAQPSGESLPVLDGTETLVFGSENYLGLAHDRRIQEAATRAARTVGTGACSSRVRFGDTLLHHDLERTLAEVSETERALSLPDRSDAYRLLIAGLQPDAVFVDDLSARFAEGIAQRVGSTLLRYDQTEISTLEAKFQAREALDADGCESWLAVVPAVCPIRGEACSPREFVSLASEYGAWTAVDETHAIGLYADGGGIVQAENCPSDVDVQLGSLSTALASQGGYVAASTDVIETIVNTSDFERLCAISPPSAAAASEALHVARHGSCRAQLWDNVTHLREGLRSIGYGVSGDSQILSVPVEGRGEPGRLVRALSDSNVLVRVAGPPDRSQPADRLLVTPLASHGSDDIVECLTAFASARESTDPTIR, encoded by the coding sequence ATGGTGGACCGGGGATTCGACCCCAGCGAACGGGTGCGCGAGCTACGGAGCGGTCGGGAGACCCATCGATTGAGACCGTCTGACCGTATCGCCGAACGCGTTTACCGGGCCCAACCGTCCGGCGAATCACTTCCGGTCCTCGACGGAACGGAAACGCTCGTCTTCGGATCCGAGAACTATCTCGGCCTGGCACACGATCGCCGTATTCAGGAGGCGGCCACCAGGGCGGCGAGGACGGTTGGTACCGGCGCCTGTTCCAGTCGCGTTCGATTCGGAGATACGTTACTCCACCACGATCTGGAGCGGACGCTCGCCGAGGTTTCAGAGACCGAACGAGCGCTCTCGCTTCCGGACCGGAGCGACGCCTATCGACTGCTGATTGCGGGCTTACAGCCCGACGCCGTGTTCGTCGACGACCTCAGCGCCAGGTTTGCCGAGGGGATCGCCCAGCGCGTCGGTTCGACGCTTCTCAGATACGATCAAACGGAGATTTCCACGCTGGAAGCGAAATTTCAGGCTCGAGAGGCCCTCGATGCCGACGGTTGCGAATCCTGGCTCGCCGTCGTCCCGGCCGTCTGTCCGATACGCGGGGAGGCCTGTTCCCCGAGAGAATTCGTCTCGCTCGCGTCGGAGTACGGCGCCTGGACGGCGGTGGACGAAACGCACGCGATCGGGCTGTACGCAGATGGAGGCGGGATCGTTCAGGCAGAAAATTGCCCGTCCGACGTCGACGTACAGCTCGGCTCGCTCTCGACGGCGCTCGCGAGTCAGGGCGGCTACGTCGCCGCGAGCACCGACGTGATCGAGACGATCGTCAACACGTCCGACTTCGAGCGTCTCTGTGCGATCTCACCGCCATCGGCGGCCGCGGCAAGTGAAGCGTTGCACGTCGCCCGCCACGGTTCGTGTCGGGCTCAGCTCTGGGATAACGTGACCCACCTCCGAGAGGGGCTTCGGTCGATCGGCTACGGCGTCTCCGGTGATTCACAGATCCTGTCTGTGCCCGTCGAGGGGCGTGGCGAACCCGGGCGTCTCGTCCGGGCGCTCTCTGACTCGAACGTCCTCGTCAGAGTCGCCGGCCCACCGGACCGATCGCAGCCAGCCGATCGGCTGCTGGTGACGCCGCTTGCGAGTCACGGATCGGACGACATCGTCGAGTGTCTCACCGCGTTCGCGTCGGCTCGTGAATCCACCGATCCGACGATTCGGTGA
- a CDS encoding macro domain-containing protein, producing MEISIVQGNIAEQSADALVNAAGTSLRMGSGVAGALRRNAGGPINEEAMKQGPVDLGDVAVTDAYELDAQYVIHAAAMPHYGDGKATEESIRNATRNALLAADERACESIVLPALGCGVAGFDLETGAQLIAGELDRFDAESLRDVRFIAFDEKEYETVREATADILDAY from the coding sequence ATGGAGATTTCCATCGTCCAGGGAAACATCGCCGAGCAGTCGGCAGACGCCCTCGTCAACGCCGCCGGAACGAGTCTTCGAATGGGCTCCGGTGTGGCCGGGGCCCTCCGACGGAACGCGGGCGGGCCGATCAACGAGGAGGCGATGAAGCAGGGTCCCGTCGACCTGGGCGACGTTGCCGTCACCGACGCCTACGAACTAGACGCCCAGTACGTGATTCACGCAGCGGCGATGCCCCACTACGGTGACGGTAAAGCGACCGAAGAGAGCATCCGTAACGCCACGCGAAACGCTCTCCTCGCGGCGGACGAGCGAGCCTGCGAATCGATCGTCCTGCCCGCCCTGGGTTGCGGAGTCGCCGGCTTCGATCTCGAAACCGGCGCCCAACTCATCGCCGGCGAACTCGACCGATTCGACGCCGAATCGCTGCGAGACGTCCGATTTATCGCCTTCGATGAGAAAGAGTACGAGACTGTACGCGAGGCGACGGCGGACATCCTGGACGCCTACTAG
- a CDS encoding DUF7547 family protein, producing MSDDDLAEALSELAEAIEALGESAEPDRRRGLRPPTPAQLLRATDDVAIPTLIAILETQVRVLESIQRATRLLRYDQRVRDRASTSTRRSRRSTAERTDAVLDQLGATIDQLRSQLPADEDDRVEASLDRTQSLFEDLERRLTGREGDSKPADVDRGFEIEIDERPSSDIDPTDGRSGGRDQVDVDVEAELDTLRERYHPEHSSSEPDTVDDGVSTGNAETDDSPERPTEDGEPGDASEPTADGDDSTSDSDESENDEQ from the coding sequence ATGTCCGACGACGATCTCGCCGAAGCGCTGTCCGAACTCGCCGAGGCGATCGAGGCGCTGGGCGAGTCGGCTGAACCGGATCGCCGACGGGGACTTCGGCCGCCGACGCCAGCGCAACTGCTACGTGCGACGGACGACGTGGCGATTCCGACACTCATAGCGATCCTCGAGACGCAGGTTCGGGTTCTCGAATCGATTCAGCGGGCGACGCGATTGCTTCGTTACGACCAGCGCGTCCGCGACCGAGCGTCCACGTCAACGCGTCGGTCGCGCCGATCCACCGCCGAGCGAACTGACGCCGTTCTCGACCAACTCGGGGCGACGATCGATCAGCTACGGAGCCAACTTCCCGCTGACGAGGACGACCGCGTCGAGGCCTCGCTCGACCGAACCCAGTCGTTGTTCGAAGACCTCGAGCGACGACTCACTGGTCGGGAGGGCGATTCGAAACCCGCAGACGTCGACCGCGGGTTCGAAATCGAGATCGACGAGCGCCCGTCGAGCGATATCGATCCCACCGACGGGCGTTCTGGCGGCCGCGATCAGGTTGACGTAGACGTCGAAGCCGAACTCGATACTCTGAGAGAACGGTACCACCCCGAACACTCGTCTTCGGAGCCCGATACGGTTGATGACGGCGTGTCGACCGGAAACGCGGAGACGGACGATTCGCCGGAACGTCCGACGGAGGACGGCGAACCGGGTGACGCGTCCGAACCAACCGCCGACGGTGATGACTCGACGAGCGACTCGGACGAGTCCGAAAACGACGAGCAGTGA
- the purM gene encoding phosphoribosylformylglycinamidine cyclo-ligase produces MTDEGEGLTYAETGVDIDASEDATAALLAAFGSDMTTEYAGLLDIGDRYLALATDGVGTKLMVAEAVDDFSTIGIDCIAMNVNDLVAAGVTPVAFVDYLAIDEPDDELTEAIGRGLAVGLERADLTLLGGETAVMPEVVTGFDLAGTCAGLAEPEEVLSGEAAVGNALVGFPSNGIHSNGLTLAREAVTREHGYDDPFPPIPERTIGEELLRPTRIYTDLVEYIHAYDVDAAAHVTGGGWTNLLRMGERRYVIDDPLPAQPVFEFVQECGSVSDEEMHRTFNMGTGFVLSLPEDQATELASETDGVVIGRVEAGSSVEVRGLTLE; encoded by the coding sequence AGGGACTCACCTACGCGGAGACGGGGGTGGACATCGACGCCAGCGAGGACGCGACGGCGGCCTTGCTCGCCGCGTTCGGAAGCGACATGACGACCGAATACGCGGGCTTGCTCGACATCGGCGACCGGTACCTTGCGCTCGCCACCGACGGCGTCGGGACCAAGTTGATGGTCGCTGAGGCCGTCGACGACTTCTCGACGATCGGGATCGACTGCATCGCGATGAACGTAAACGATCTCGTCGCCGCCGGCGTCACCCCGGTCGCCTTCGTCGACTACCTGGCGATCGACGAACCGGACGACGAGTTGACCGAAGCGATCGGTCGAGGACTCGCCGTCGGCCTCGAACGCGCCGATCTCACGCTGCTCGGCGGTGAGACGGCCGTTATGCCCGAGGTGGTGACCGGATTCGACCTCGCCGGGACGTGCGCGGGGCTCGCTGAGCCGGAGGAGGTACTCTCAGGTGAGGCGGCGGTCGGCAACGCGCTCGTCGGCTTTCCGTCGAACGGTATCCACTCGAACGGGTTGACGCTCGCGCGCGAAGCCGTGACGCGCGAACACGGATACGACGATCCGTTCCCGCCGATTCCCGAGCGGACGATCGGCGAAGAACTCCTCCGTCCGACCAGAATTTACACGGATCTCGTAGAATACATCCACGCCTACGACGTCGATGCGGCCGCCCACGTTACGGGTGGTGGCTGGACGAATCTGCTTCGTATGGGCGAGCGCCGGTACGTGATCGACGATCCACTGCCCGCACAGCCGGTGTTCGAGTTCGTCCAGGAGTGTGGATCCGTCTCGGACGAGGAGATGCACCGAACGTTCAACATGGGAACCGGGTTCGTCCTCTCGCTCCCTGAAGATCAGGCGACGGAACTCGCGAGCGAAACCGACGGCGTCGTCATCGGGCGCGTCGAAGCCGGTTCGTCGGTCGAAGTGAGGGGATTGACACTCGAATAG
- a CDS encoding succinylglutamate desuccinylase/aspartoacylase domain-containing protein, whose product MRVEQLGTGDPSVALVGGIHGDEPCGVNAIDRLLETRPEVIEPVKFVVANELAIEQSVRYVEEDLNRAFPGDPDGSTHESRLAARLAAELEGCYVCSMHSTQSHASPFAVVDGLTGTAKTIGPQLPVSSLVETGPLAQGRLFTGAETIEVECGLQGTETATENAYTLARAFLTATGVLPGETSRRPLPVFRLNEMIAKKPADRYELFVDNFERVEPGQPFAAADGTVQTASEAFYPVLMSPNGYENVFGYAARRIDVIE is encoded by the coding sequence ATGCGAGTCGAACAGCTCGGTACTGGTGACCCGTCGGTCGCGCTCGTCGGAGGGATCCACGGAGACGAACCCTGCGGCGTCAATGCGATCGATCGACTGCTCGAAACGCGACCGGAGGTCATCGAACCCGTCAAATTCGTCGTCGCGAACGAACTGGCCATCGAACAGTCGGTTCGATACGTCGAGGAAGACCTGAACAGGGCGTTTCCCGGTGATCCGGACGGCTCGACACACGAGAGCCGACTCGCCGCACGGCTCGCAGCGGAACTCGAAGGCTGTTACGTCTGCTCGATGCACTCGACGCAAAGCCACGCGAGCCCCTTCGCAGTGGTCGACGGGCTGACGGGGACGGCGAAGACGATCGGGCCACAGCTACCCGTCTCGTCGCTCGTCGAAACGGGCCCGCTCGCTCAGGGGCGACTGTTCACCGGTGCCGAAACGATCGAAGTCGAGTGTGGGCTCCAGGGGACGGAAACGGCGACGGAAAACGCCTATACTCTGGCCCGAGCGTTTCTCACCGCGACCGGCGTCCTCCCGGGTGAGACGAGTCGGCGACCGCTCCCGGTGTTCCGACTGAACGAGATGATCGCGAAGAAACCGGCCGACCGGTACGAACTATTCGTCGACAACTTCGAACGCGTCGAACCCGGACAACCGTTCGCTGCCGCCGACGGCACCGTACAGACGGCCTCGGAGGCGTTTTATCCGGTCCTGATGTCGCCCAACGGCTACGAGAACGTGTTCGGGTACGCCGCACGCCGGATCGACGTCATCGAGTGA